GCCCGCCGGTGCCTCCCTCGCTTCCCTCGACGGCGTCGCTGCAACGCGCACCGGGACGAACGAGAGCGATGGACCCGTCTCCTCGGCTCGCCGCTTCTTCCACCACCTCAGCCGCTGTGCACCCAGGCCATGGCGGCGGGCGAACTCCGCCACCGACAACCCGCTCGCCTCACAGGCCTCAAGCACCGCCTGTGCCTCGGCCTCCGTCCAGTAGTTGCTTGCCGCGGCCCTCGCCAGCTTTGCGTCCATTTCTGTCGTGT
This is a stretch of genomic DNA from Archangium violaceum. It encodes these proteins:
- the tnpA gene encoding IS66 family insertion sequence element accessory protein TnpA → MGRNTTEMDAKLARAAASNYWTEAEAQAVLEACEASGLSVAEFARRHGLGAQRLRWWKKRRAEETGPSLSFVPVRVAATPSREAREAPAGPASMEVVLDRGRRIRVEPGFDAGEVARLVRALEEAC